A stretch of the Silene latifolia isolate original U9 population unplaced genomic scaffold, ASM4854445v1 scaffold_202, whole genome shotgun sequence genome encodes the following:
- the LOC141638644 gene encoding uncharacterized protein LOC141638644 — MADRNERGKAIMNAPPPPNIHDRTAGRNVTGSKRRLRVKQAHKQPPPLRETSGMVMMPTPGHVVSESEEARSREVAGSYQHDREDEPSDDGSGEEEEEDAGEYVVQPNPPPPRVLSLKLGRDSRGRYSSVRESSITDRSRRPRRDSSWILREPIPGGPRNPATLGSFCGHVAFNSWSDPNPEHMRSWIKLYERPKAAREFRHMVLTEGVAARVQASGLGVLKECFTTGLDDNLLSAFIERWHPDTNTFHMPFGEISIMLHDVQRYSWDTR, encoded by the coding sequence ATGGCAGATCGAAATGAGAGAGGAAAGGCAATCATGAATGCTCCGCCTCCGCCTAACATACACGACCGTACCGCTGGGCGTAATGTTACGGGCTCGAAGCGTCGTTTGCGAGTTAAGCAGGCCCACAAGCAGCCACCCCCACTTCGAGAGACGTCTGGAATGGTTATGATGCCTACTCCCGGTCACGTCGTTAGCGAGTCGGAGGAGGCGAGGTCACGGGAGGTTGCTGGTAGTTACCAGCATGATAGAGAGGATGAGCCGTCGGATGACGGTtccggggaggaggaggaggaggatgctgGAGAGTATGTGGTCCAACCGAACCCGCCACCGCCGAGAGTGTTGAGTCTGAAGTTGGGCCGGGATAGTAGAGGACGTTATTCGAGTGTTAGAGAGTCCTCTATCACCGATAGGTCGAGGAGGCCGAGGAGGGATAGTTCTTGGATCCTGAGAGAGCCCATTCCTGGTGGTCCTAGGAACCCTGCCACCCTAGGGAGTTTTTGTGGTCACGTTGCGTTCAACAGTTGGTCGGACCCTAACCCGGAGCATATGAGGTCGTGGATCAAGCTCTACGAGAGGCCGAAAGCTGCGAGGGAATTTAGGCACATGGTTCTCACTGAGGGTGTTGCAGCTAGGGTACAGGCGAGCGGGCTTGGGGTTTTGAAGGAGTGTTTTACCACCGGTCTAGATGATAACCTCCTTAGTGCTTTTATCGAGAGGTGGCACCCGGATACtaacactttccatatgccttttggagagattagtATCATGCTCCATGATGTCCAAAGATATTCTTGGGATACCCGTTAG
- the LOC141638653 gene encoding uncharacterized protein LOC141638653 translates to MGASESTLSSSSSSLRPEDQITTVSARIEDVDPILERLKSLQIATPILTAPPPETSLTDLLVRKPVSSKHGTLNPQVILELFSMYRDWQEDKVQKISSRQEEIENKIEVVDALAVKLMQRFNGSVSTMKAASQHLSEVHALQVELGELKGRLTEVISNCDSLCRRITSEGPESLRSSIKPFSACTADVKIASNSCTVVVDKNRSQEEVEKN, encoded by the exons ATGGGTGCATCTGAATCCAcactttcatcatcatcatcatcactt AGACCAGAAGATCAGATTACTACTGTATCTGCAAGGATTGAAGATGTTGACCCTATTTTGGAAAGGCTCAAATCCCTTCAAATT GCTACACCGATTTTAACAGCCCCTCCACCTGAGACCAGTCTGACTGATCTTCTAGTAAGGAAGCCTGTATCTTCTAAACACG GTACTCTAAACCCGCAGGTAATCTTGGAGCTTTTTTCAATGTATCGTGATTGGCAGGAGGACAAGGTGCAGAAGATCAGCTCTAGACAG GAAGAAATAGAAAACAAAATAGAAGTTGTAGATGCACTAGCAGTTAAGCTTATGCAACGGTTTAATGGGTCGGTCTCAACCATGAAGGCTGCTTCACAGCATTTATCGGAAG TTCATGCTCTGCAAGTGGAGCTTGGGGAGCTTAAAGGGCGCTTAACCGAGGTTATTAGTAATTGTGATTCCTTATGCCGGAGAATTACATCGGAAGGACCAGAGTCACTTCGTTCCTCAATAAAGCCCTTTTCAGCATGCACAGCTGATGTCAAAATTGCTTCGAATTCGTGTACAGTAGTTGTAGATAAAAACCGGTCTCAGGAGGAAGTTGAAAAGAACTAG
- the LOC141638645 gene encoding protein FAR1-RELATED SEQUENCE 5-like, which yields MAHPEAIKLFRAYPYVVLMDSTYKTNIYKNPLIEMVGVTPTGSSFLIACSMIPTEYDVNYKWLLRKLDAILDVTGVASPAVFVTDRELGLISALEQVFPRAEHLLCRWHVNKAINAKALTSFRTESMRKYVISNEEDGWFKMINSVTEESFQRAWVCFQRKWPIMSDYVRTAWGQHAGKFVLCYTNVVLHFGNTATSRVESAHSLLKAWLKSKHLTLDSMWSRIHGMLESQHSKIKKELEDEMSKPRRTSRTFSLLQGNVSTKAIKLMEKELTRGLGLGIGVDDRCRHVIRTTHGLPCACNLTSLHRRGRRVHLEDIHVFWKTLVYDIP from the coding sequence ATGGCTCATCctgaagcgattaagttgttcCGGGCTTATCCTTATGTCGTCCTCATGGATTCGACTTATAAAACAAACATTTACAAGAATCCGCTCATTGAGATGGTTGGTGTGACACCCACGGGATCTTCCTTCTTAATTGCATGTTCGATGATTCCTACCGAATATGACGTGAATTACAAGTGGCTGTTGAGAAAGTTAGATGCGATTTTAGATGTCACCGGAGTAGCGTCCCCTGCTGTATTTGTCACCGACCGGGAATTGGGTTTGATCAGCGCTCTTGAGCAAGTATTTCCCCGGGCTGAGCATTTATTGTGTAGATGGCATGTTAACAAAGCCATCAATGCAAAAGCCTTGACATCATTCAGAACTGAAAGTATGAGGAAATATGTCATCTCAAATGAAGAAGACGGTTGGTTTAAGATGATCAATTCAGTTACCGAGGAATCGTTTCAGCGTGCTTGGGTGTGTTTCCAACGTAAGTGGCCGATTATGTCCGATTATGTACGAACAGCTTGGGGTCAACACGCAGGGAAGTTCGTTTTATGCTATACAAACGTGGTCTTACATTTTGGTAACACGGCAACTTCCCGTGTTGAGTCAGCACATTCTCTATTGAAGGCTTGGTTGAAGTCAAAGCATCTCACACTTGACTCCATGTGGTCCCGTATCCACGGCATGCTTGAAAGTCAACACTCGAAGATTAAGAAAGAACTCGAAGATGAAATGAGTAAACCAAGGAGAACATCTCGTACTTTCTCCTTATTGCAAGGAAACGTGTCTACTAAGGCCATAAAGTTAATGGAGAAAGAACTTACTAGAGGCCTTGGTTTGGGTATCGGAGTGGACGATCGATGCCGACACGTGATACGAACGACTCATGGATTACCTTGTGCATGCAATTTGACATCTTTGCACAGAAGAGGTAGGAGGGTCCATCTCGAGGATATTCATGTCTTTTGGAAGACATTGGTGTATGATATTCCTTAA